TTATGCATTTGCTGAATTGGCATTTGGTGGAAAAGCATGTGGGAGCTTTGCTTAgaatgttggtttttttttttttagaaaacatgttTAGTTTATCATTGGAATTCCATCTCAAGCGAATGGCAATCAGATTGGGAGTATATAGCCAGTTCTGGATTTTCGTACTGGTACTACCGctaagagaagaagagggagacatCTGACGGGCCAGGCAATGCACTTTCTCAGGCTTATTATGTgcacatacatttaaaacagaatAAGAGACAAACCACAGTGTATGAGTCATGTCACATTTGGTGATGTAATTTACCTGTTTGAATAAGACATTAGTTTTTCATAGCAACAAATTTATTGCAGGCATGTGTATCACAAAGATCTAACTACTGTCAAGTGAAGAGACATTGTCATCTTTTGTAAGTACAAAGCAAGTCAGTATGGGAGATGACCATGGCCAGGTCTGGAGAGATGTCATGAGTTTTAGtgatagccttagaactgcCCTCAGCAAATCAACTTAATCAGTCATGTGCTGAAGACCAGTCTGGTTTCCTGTGCATCACAGAACCCTTGTCTCTCACAGCTGACTGTGCAAATCCATAATGTCTTTATCAATGTTAGGATAAAGACATTGCATGTAGGTTGACATAATGCTAGGTAGTTGGGATAGCTGCTTTTAGCTCAGAAGCATATTGAGTTAGctaatcaaaaaaagaaaagaagtgggAGGAAGTGAAGTAGACTAGCCACAGAGGGACTAACGTCTTTTGCTGTGTGCCTGTATGTTAGTGAATAATAATTGCAGTTGATGCTGACATGGTTAGGGATTTAAATTTTCTATGAGAACTCTCATAATTTGAAGTGCATATtcatataaatactgtattatgCCAGTTTGCAGTTTCGTACTCATGGAAAAAGTCAATGTTGAATAATGTTATCAGTCACTGTATACTTTAGTTTTCTTCAGAATTTAAtggaataacatttttttcaagccGTAAAGGACGAAAACACAGTGCAGTAATTCACTTTTAGGTACAAAGAACTGAAACCCTAGTGTGAGGACTTACAAAAGTGTTTGgttttagatatttttcatattgGCAAGGGTTTTAAGGTATCAGACCTTTGGCTACAGTTATCTGGATTTACTAACAAAAATGTGTACCCTAATAAATCCATGAAGTCCAGAAAATATGTCTGAAACAGGGAAGGAAATGCTGCATTATGGAATCCTTTGAGGTTTTTGTGTTTGGCAGGCCACGTATCTTTGGTGACTTTGCTCACAGTAAAATTTGAACACAATTTGGCACTACTACTTCCAAATCCCTGTCAAATTCTAGTAGAGTGATAAATCAATGgcatatgtgagtgtgtatgtgcatgtacatgtgccctgtctgctgctgttgcagggAAATTTTTTGGTCAGGTCTAGACTGGCTCtgtaatacagtacataccaGCAGATCAGCTGTGAGCAGATCCTGGGTTCATTTATAGCTGTGGCCTTGTGTCCCTGCACGTCTGCCTGGCAACTCGTAACTCTGCTGTTCCAACTACTCAAGCTCACCCACCTCTCAGACACTTTGGCCCCGTTATACTCACACCATGTCTAATTACTAGATACATAGTAGTCTGGGGAATTTAAATGTAGGGCATTCTTTATATAGCTTGTATCTCAGTGTTAAATGTAGGCACCATTGCTTTAGCAAGATTTCTACACCTGTGACTTAACcagttttgtctcattttaCCTCAGGGTCCCAGGGGCTCCTATTGATGAAGAAAGCGGGCAACATGTGGAGCAACCTGAAGAGCAAATGCCAGACACTCTTTCACAACAACAGTTCAGGACCCAGTGAAAGCAGGGTTGAGGCAGATGCCGTCCACTGTGTGGTGGATCTTGGCCAAGGAGGCAGCTCAGGTGATGCGCATGCATCAGGAGCCTCCAGCCCATCACGGAGCCTCCTACCAGTGCCAATGGTAACAGCAGGACGCCGCCATCACAACTGTGTGTCGGACATCCCTCAGATAGTTGAGATCACTATTGACAAGGACACTGAGGATATGCGGGGGGGATCAGGGGGTGTTCCCCTGGCCCGGAGAGACTCCTATTCCCGTCATGCTCCATGGGGGGGCAAGAAAAAGCACTCATGTTCCACCAAAACCCAGAGCTCTCTGGAGGGTGATAGGCGGTCTGGGCGTTTACGGGGGAGTGGCAACCGTAGGGACAGGCGTTATGGAGTCAGCTCCATCCAGGAGATGAGTGACTCTGTATCTGGAGGACGCAGTCTGAATGCTCGGTCTTTACGCCAGCGGCTAAGTGATACAGTAGGACTATGCTTACCCCTGCCTACTCGTAGACGCTCCCGTTCATCTAAGAACCCTGTCACCTCCAAACGTAAGATTCACTTGACAGAGCTCATGCTGGAGACGTGCCCCTTCCCACCAGGCTCAGACCTTGCTCACAAGTGGCACTTGATCAAGCAGCACACAGCACCGGTCAGCCCGCATTCCTCCACTGCCCTGCTCGATGCCTTTGACCCGGCCCACCCCTCTcctgaggatgaagaggaacGTCTACGTGAGCGCCGCAGACTTAGCATTGAGGAAGGTGTGGACCCACCACCTAATGCACAGATCCACACCCTGGAGGCCTCAGTGCCGGGGTCCTCTCTCTACAAACTGGGACCAAAGATGGCTCCTGGCATTGGAGAGGCCTCTGGGGATGGCCGGGCCTCAGGGACCGGCAGCTCTGTTGGTGCTGGATCATCAGGGGCCTGTGGGCAGGTGTTGGGGGCTACAGCGTCCGCCCACGACTGTGATTCTGAGGAGGATTCAACCACCCTCTGTCTGCAGGCAAGGAGGCCCAAGCAGAGGCACGCCTCTGGGGATGGTCACATGAGCCGGCAGCAACCTGGGCCCTGGAAGGTTCACACCCAGATAGACTACATCCATTGCCTGGTGCCAGACCTATTGCAGATCACAGCTCTGCCCTGTTACTGGGGCGTGATGGACCGCTACGAGGCTGAGGCACTGCTGGATGGACGGCCAGAGGGCACCTTCCTGCTGCGTGACTCCGCCCAGGAGGACTACCTCTTCTCCGTTAGCTTCCGCCGTTACAACCGCTCACTGCATGCCCGCATCGAGCAGTGGAACCACAACTTCAGCTTTGATGCTCATGACCCATGTGTTTTCCACTCTTCCACCGTTACAGGACTGCTGGAGCACTACAAGGACCCAAGCGCCTGCATGTTTTTTGAACCGCTGCTTACAGCACCTCTCCATCGAACCTTTCCCTTTGGCCTGCAGCACTTGGCACGAGCTGCCATCTGCCGCTGGACCACCTACGATGGTATAGGCTCTTTGCCGCTGCCCCCTGCCTTGCAGGACTTCCTCAAGGAGTATCACTATAAACAGAAAGTACGAGTTCGCTGGCTGGAGAGGGAACCGCCACTCAAGGTCAAATAGGGCGGGTTTCTCCATTGTCTGTACATACAGTGCAGGAGGATCACAGAACTTTAGAAATTCCTCATTAGCCAATTAGAGGCTATACTGATATGGCGCTCTCTCTGGCAGGAAATGGAATTTAAATGTAACAAGCTATTCAAGATTCATTCTAATCTTTGTTTTAGTTATTACTTACATCACAGAAAATACATATGATTATATTCAGTATAATGCTGTCTGGCAAGcacatgtttttgtgttaaacAGGTTGTTTTGACAGGGAGGGAAGGCACAAATATCAgtgctttgtgtcttttctctcaTGCATTGTGCTAAATGTCTGCCTGATCCAACAACATCACCCTGCCTGTAGACCTGCCTGCATGCCTCCCCTGTTCATCCCAAATCGCTATTTAGGCCCACATGGCTACGTTGTACAGTTCACTTTGtgctttctctatttttttacTTCCTTAGCTTGTCAAAGCACCTAGTGGAGCACCTTCCCAAGTGTTTTAAGGTCTGTGTGGGTTGAGAGGGCATCTGGAGGTGCTATTGGTATATTGCAGTCAGAGCTTGTCCCATGGATAGAGCTACACATAAGGCACATTCTTTGCCATTTCTTTGCAC
This region of Xiphias gladius isolate SHS-SW01 ecotype Sanya breed wild chromosome 11, ASM1685928v1, whole genome shotgun sequence genomic DNA includes:
- the socs5b gene encoding suppressor of cytokine signaling 5b is translated as MKKAGNMWSNLKSKCQTLFHNNSSGPSESRVEADAVHCVVDLGQGGSSGDAHASGASSPSRSLLPVPMVTAGRRHHNCVSDIPQIVEITIDKDTEDMRGGSGGVPLARRDSYSRHAPWGGKKKHSCSTKTQSSLEGDRRSGRLRGSGNRRDRRYGVSSIQEMSDSVSGGRSLNARSLRQRLSDTVGLCLPLPTRRRSRSSKNPVTSKRKIHLTELMLETCPFPPGSDLAHKWHLIKQHTAPVSPHSSTALLDAFDPAHPSPEDEEERLRERRRLSIEEGVDPPPNAQIHTLEASVPGSSLYKLGPKMAPGIGEASGDGRASGTGSSVGAGSSGACGQVLGATASAHDCDSEEDSTTLCLQARRPKQRHASGDGHMSRQQPGPWKVHTQIDYIHCLVPDLLQITALPCYWGVMDRYEAEALLDGRPEGTFLLRDSAQEDYLFSVSFRRYNRSLHARIEQWNHNFSFDAHDPCVFHSSTVTGLLEHYKDPSACMFFEPLLTAPLHRTFPFGLQHLARAAICRWTTYDGIGSLPLPPALQDFLKEYHYKQKVRVRWLEREPPLKVK